One genomic region from Reichenbachiella ulvae encodes:
- a CDS encoding RHS repeat domain-containing protein, with amino-acid sequence MIKKRMMRNNNVSITVRISKTVRVTFLIFLVNFFVGSALKAQFNTPFENVIPASPDASSLGKYGEMPINLHNGAVSVDIPLGNMLLGDMQLPISLSYHTSGIRVGDVASRVGLGWSLNAGGVITRSIRGVDDLLGKGIYVENYYENHNNHYELGMEIYSGNKDGEPDIFSFNVGGYSGRFVLTHDHQVRLLEYQNIVIKTPQETGVGWEIITPDGLIYKFTDVERTNTYPSSGGGVLNVSTSWFLSEIEHPNRIDRMYFNYEDETTMDRAVFSETLYQSIFSFGTNQYTELDTENNTRFQILSKRLSTVDFPNGSIELVSEDYRKDLQGSKVYNKILFKDEFDNVTKSFKLKYKYFNGSALVDFSAGSETNVSNPNLRLVLAEVIQIDNSGIELNKYTLEYEDQVWLPNRLESRAVDHWGYYNGEDSNTLLIPGFNGVNRSAVWPFVKAGSLKKITYPTGGSTNFGYEINKSSDHGLPNQIETVVSKVIIGSCNLLKPNSFTIDDVVDSEAPVVIELTGGPWIFDEDSPVTSCGTVTKQVRVGDIDSQIFFKIFELNDLVNPVYTSGEEHTLGAQLEAPDHTSITLPNGTYVIKPYTRCETNCREAVASDMVLYGSYTFSVKALVEREYVSSGEINVGGLRIQSVINKDEFGEISSQKNYSYTLENSSESSGYVSYIPAYWYDRMRRTETGDIAVVEYSSQGMHSASQIGSSHIGYKRVVESSPGNGSTENYYSHEPTFYPQSKRIIYLDGDFSGDIRLSYPVNVFPFASGMFASWKRSQLQRQVFKNSNGEVVKELNYFYDNTSFTNEDDYLYGIKLINRGPDAANPIFSFQIYRIFEGAGKLTQSIEYLYENGERKETKNINYQYENSEHLLVTKETSSLSNGKVLLTQYLYPEDFSNSNDGTFISAMKEANIVEKPVETVNLIMDTNEENVRVLSGQLITYHQGSNVGRPHQIRTVELESSLPLENFKFSNQLVTGYIPSGQEGGFQIENIDNSYSKVIVEFDFDNSGNIREKQNRDGSYTSFIWGYEDSYPVAKIEGASYSSISGYVSNIKSKSNLDDDTCRGTSGCDEANLRAALNALRNGVSGAMVTTYTYDPLVGMTSQTDSNGRTTYYEYDDFGRLERVIDDEGNPVSAYEYNYKNQ; translated from the coding sequence ATGATAAAAAAGAGAATGATGAGAAATAATAATGTTTCGATAACTGTGCGCATTTCAAAAACTGTTCGAGTGACTTTTTTGATTTTCTTAGTCAACTTTTTTGTTGGTAGTGCCTTGAAGGCTCAATTCAATACCCCTTTTGAAAATGTGATTCCTGCCTCGCCTGATGCGAGTTCATTAGGTAAATATGGGGAAATGCCTATCAATCTGCATAATGGCGCTGTTTCAGTAGATATTCCTTTGGGAAATATGTTGCTTGGAGACATGCAATTACCTATTTCTTTATCTTATCATACTTCTGGGATTAGAGTTGGTGATGTAGCTTCTCGAGTCGGCTTGGGCTGGTCATTAAATGCAGGAGGAGTGATTACAAGGAGTATAAGGGGAGTTGATGATCTATTAGGGAAAGGGATTTACGTGGAGAATTATTATGAGAATCATAATAACCATTACGAATTAGGGATGGAAATTTATTCTGGAAATAAAGATGGAGAACCAGATATCTTTTCATTTAATGTAGGAGGTTATTCAGGGAGATTTGTTTTAACTCATGATCATCAAGTGAGATTGCTTGAATATCAAAATATTGTTATAAAAACTCCCCAAGAAACGGGTGTAGGATGGGAAATAATTACGCCGGATGGGCTTATTTATAAGTTCACTGATGTTGAAAGAACAAATACATATCCTAGTTCTGGTGGCGGTGTTTTGAATGTTAGTACTTCATGGTTTTTATCCGAAATAGAACATCCCAATAGAATTGATAGAATGTATTTCAATTATGAAGATGAAACAACAATGGATAGAGCTGTCTTTTCTGAAACTTTATATCAAAGTATTTTCAGCTTCGGAACAAATCAATATACCGAGTTAGATACTGAGAATAATACTAGGTTTCAAATTCTATCTAAAAGATTGTCCACAGTTGATTTTCCTAATGGAAGCATTGAATTAGTTTCTGAGGATTATAGAAAAGATCTACAAGGGTCAAAAGTTTATAATAAAATCTTATTTAAAGATGAATTTGACAATGTAACTAAATCGTTCAAGCTGAAATATAAATATTTCAATGGGTCAGCTCTAGTTGATTTTTCAGCTGGTTCAGAAACAAATGTTTCAAACCCAAATTTACGCCTTGTTTTAGCTGAAGTGATTCAAATTGATAATAGTGGAATAGAATTAAATAAATATACTTTAGAATATGAAGATCAGGTATGGTTACCTAATAGGTTAGAATCTAGGGCTGTTGACCATTGGGGGTATTATAATGGTGAAGACTCTAATACTTTGTTAATTCCAGGGTTTAATGGTGTTAATCGTAGCGCTGTTTGGCCATTTGTAAAGGCTGGTTCACTTAAGAAAATCACATATCCAACCGGAGGAAGTACTAATTTTGGTTATGAAATAAATAAATCTTCTGATCATGGTTTGCCCAATCAAATTGAAACTGTGGTATCTAAGGTTATCATAGGGTCTTGCAATTTGCTAAAACCAAATTCTTTTACAATTGATGATGTTGTCGATTCAGAGGCACCAGTTGTAATAGAGCTAACAGGAGGTCCTTGGATTTTTGATGAAGATTCTCCAGTAACTTCATGTGGTACCGTCACTAAACAGGTGAGAGTTGGTGATATTGATTCTCAAATATTTTTTAAGATTTTTGAATTAAATGATCTAGTAAATCCAGTTTATACTTCAGGCGAAGAACACACATTAGGGGCACAACTTGAAGCTCCGGATCATACATCAATTACCTTACCTAATGGGACTTATGTCATTAAACCCTATACCAGATGTGAAACAAACTGTAGAGAGGCTGTCGCATCTGATATGGTACTGTATGGTAGTTATACTTTTTCTGTAAAGGCGTTGGTGGAAAGAGAATATGTTAGCTCAGGTGAAATTAACGTAGGAGGTCTTAGGATACAATCTGTAATAAATAAGGATGAATTTGGAGAAATTAGTAGTCAAAAAAACTATAGTTATACTTTAGAAAATAGTTCTGAGTCCTCTGGGTATGTAAGTTATATCCCTGCTTATTGGTATGATAGAATGAGGAGAACTGAAACAGGAGATATTGCCGTTGTTGAATATAGTTCACAAGGTATGCACTCAGCATCTCAAATTGGCTCTTCACATATTGGCTATAAGAGAGTTGTGGAAAGTTCCCCTGGAAATGGTAGTACAGAGAATTACTACTCCCATGAACCAACCTTTTATCCTCAATCCAAAAGAATAATCTATTTGGATGGAGACTTTAGTGGTGATATTCGTTTAAGTTATCCCGTCAATGTCTTTCCTTTTGCCTCTGGTATGTTCGCTTCATGGAAAAGATCACAATTACAAAGGCAGGTTTTTAAAAATAGTAATGGTGAAGTAGTGAAGGAATTGAATTATTTTTATGATAATACCTCTTTTACAAATGAAGATGATTATTTGTATGGTATTAAATTAATTAACCGAGGCCCTGATGCCGCAAATCCAATTTTTTCTTTTCAGATCTATCGCATTTTTGAGGGAGCAGGAAAGTTGACTCAAAGTATCGAATATTTGTATGAAAATGGAGAACGAAAAGAAACCAAGAATATCAATTATCAATACGAAAATTCAGAGCACCTTTTGGTAACCAAGGAGACTTCATCTCTATCAAATGGAAAGGTTTTGTTGACTCAGTATTTATATCCTGAAGATTTTTCTAATTCAAATGATGGCACTTTTATTTCTGCGATGAAGGAGGCCAATATTGTTGAGAAACCGGTAGAGACGGTCAATTTAATTATGGATACTAACGAAGAAAATGTTAGGGTTCTTTCTGGTCAGTTGATTACATATCATCAAGGAAGTAATGTTGGTAGGCCTCATCAAATTAGAACTGTGGAATTGGAATCCAGTTTGCCTTTAGAAAACTTTAAGTTTTCAAATCAGCTGGTAACCGGCTACATTCCTAGTGGTCAAGAGGGTGGTTTTCAAATTGAAAACATTGATAATAGTTACTCTAAAGTTATTGTTGAATTTGATTTTGATAATAGTGGGAACATACGTGAAAAGCAAAATAGAGATGGAAGTTATACTTCCTTCATCTGGGGCTATGAAGATAGCTATCCAGTGGCCAAGATAGAAGGAGCCAGTTATTCAAGCATATCTGGATATGTCAGTAATATAAAATCCAAGTCCAATCTGGACGATGATACATGTCGGGGAACTTCTGGTTGTGATGAAGCCAATTTAAGAGCGGCCTTAAATGCTTTGCGCAATGGTGTAAGTGGAGCCATGGTCACCACCTATACCTACGATCCATTGGTAGGAATGACCAGTCAAACCGACTCGAACGGCAGGACGACCTACTACGAATATGATGATTTTGGCAGACTGGAACGTGTGATTGATGATGAGGGGAATCCAGTGTCGGCCTACGAGTACAATTACAAAAACCAATAA
- a CDS encoding tail fiber protein produces MKNQMKYLLVLLFAICLVNASIAQNWNDTGDTSTTDDNIKVNGYLMGYDVSDHLKLFVDNAGEYSRIQWGDDKSDRLSFYFNFHDGTSSDREVMTLLSNGKVGIGKVAPSTKLEVSGSETTNRISQSGGTYTELAQRAWSGSAGILFSAYASNGYVNGGLVTTGNTKYKFNAQSFGSSYHGAKMIYTDHSSIRFYISPPSTGADQDVNWGTAVLSLYRGGKVGVGTTNPTSMLSVAGKMDAQEIKVLVGAGVAPDYVFADDYKLTTLEETAEYIQQNRHLPEIPSAAEMEANGVELGEMNMLLLKKIEELTLHLIEKDEQLKKVKARLAELEK; encoded by the coding sequence ATGAAAAACCAAATGAAATATTTGTTGGTGTTGTTGTTTGCAATATGTCTAGTTAACGCCAGTATAGCCCAGAATTGGAATGATACTGGAGATACTAGTACGACAGATGATAATATAAAGGTCAATGGCTATCTAATGGGCTATGATGTGAGTGATCATTTAAAATTATTTGTAGACAATGCTGGGGAATATTCTAGGATTCAGTGGGGAGATGATAAATCTGATCGTCTCAGTTTTTACTTTAATTTCCATGACGGTACTAGTAGTGATAGAGAGGTTATGACCTTGCTGTCCAATGGAAAGGTTGGGATTGGTAAGGTTGCCCCTTCTACTAAATTGGAGGTAAGTGGGTCTGAGACTACCAACCGAATCTCTCAATCAGGAGGGACTTATACTGAGTTGGCTCAAAGAGCCTGGAGTGGAAGTGCAGGTATTTTATTTAGTGCATACGCTTCTAATGGGTATGTCAACGGGGGCTTGGTTACCACAGGAAACACTAAATATAAATTCAATGCACAATCGTTTGGGTCCAGTTATCATGGTGCTAAAATGATTTATACTGACCATTCTAGTATCCGTTTTTATATCAGCCCACCATCTACTGGAGCTGACCAAGATGTTAATTGGGGAACAGCAGTACTGTCCTTATATAGAGGAGGTAAGGTAGGCGTAGGTACTACTAATCCTACATCCATGTTATCGGTAGCTGGTAAAATGGATGCACAGGAAATAAAAGTATTGGTTGGAGCGGGTGTGGCTCCAGACTATGTCTTTGCCGACGACTACAAACTCACCACTTTAGAAGAAACAGCCGAATACATCCAGCAAAACCGTCATTTACCAGAAATCCCTTCTGCCGCAGAGATGGAGGCCAACGGTGTAGAGCTGGGAGAGATGAATATGCTACTGCTAAAGAAGATCGAAGAGTTGACACTGCATTTGATAGAGAAAGATGAACAGCTGAAGAAGGTGAAAGCGAGGTTGGCTGAACTAGAAAAGTAG
- a CDS encoding DNA-binding protein codes for MAGTGSLDYLVGEGQNAAFDKKTVKRLEDIASFSDEDKNHILYTLDALIKNVKLKSL; via the coding sequence ATGGCGGGAACGGGGTCGCTGGATTACTTAGTAGGTGAAGGGCAAAACGCTGCTTTTGATAAGAAGACAGTCAAACGATTAGAGGATATTGCCTCCTTCTCTGATGAAGATAAAAACCATATCCTTTACACACTGGATGCTCTAATCAAGAATGTCAAGCTCAAAAGCCTGTAA
- a CDS encoding RHS repeat-associated core domain-containing protein, translated as MKKLAMKQPILILVLLMTGLQGWAQDENYVRSTQYRATNAGSAVVTEQYFDGLGRPTQTVAKSQSPENKDIVSVVTYDDFGRQDTVYLPYTRTSAVGSDTNWETNIDDFYSATEDGVANEATNYYSHVTYEPSPLNRVTQQYGPGSAWSSRPVEMSYETVGASEVKLWQLDPSGLPEQNGHFAAGSLYKNITEDENNHEVVEYIDKQGRTILKRVEDEQSNGLTTDDWLDTYYVYDDFGNLRYVLPPYITRKNVPINVADDDNQYHDEDFFIDEPDFGGGEVYVSEAHSITLGPGFSFTATSNKSFLAATGHPAIRYGKFKDLAFEYLYDERQRMIAKKVPGADWVYMVYDQWDRLVLTQDGNQRSANEWTFTKYDQFNRPVMTGITTDTRSRDQIQKDLKSQSASARYVSRGGSIHEYNNVGYPSVSNNDVLTVTYYDSYPSFMNSYTFEELNDGYPDSDDVNPKLKGQVTASKTKVLDGTNTYLKSVIYYDDKYRPIQTFTENHMGGYDQVTNKYLFSGEVEKTKRYHSSSIVSKNIEEIYTYDHVGRLESTLTIIDGKSSTVAMSYNELGELTAKDLAGIQNVDYAYNIRGWLTKINNGTTSGTDKFGMELTYIDTSLPVADRQYNGNISKMKWKSLGGDNTNDQTYTYTYDPVNRLKGATYSSANKGGHYDVSNITYDANGNIHDLTRKMGGHEIDVLDYDYYESTSPNRLSKVSDGAAANHKAKGFKDGTNSGNDYAYDANGNMISDANKGISSITYNYMNLPQSVVTPGGTVTYTYDAAGTKLKKVFGNDTTEYVGGIHYEMSQLPEETEPTLKLSFIQTAEGRYNYTTSQYEYNLTDHLGNVRVTVSKENQSVIITQTDDYYPFGLTFNSFNNDNKYLYNGKELQDETGWLDYGARMMDPTIGRFLQIDPLANVMQESWNPYHYVKNNPIKYIDPTGMIWKDQKEADDLIDKVLNRLGSVIESRAKAQYKLNNDSGLSDKQKSKLQKKIDKLDGRVESLQGTISDVVALGADQDHVYDLVSGDNQGSGKHGVTQGEDGVINIYGSNDGLHVHEIKHVSLSLVSAEGLSFDKNNNLLGTSPETYGADDEVAGYKAQYGYTGSGPGAAETRWGVIENIANLKDDNGNYVYPDIRNKVYLRRQQGIRASEKYQKKIQKGKTVKFKQ; from the coding sequence ATGAAGAAATTAGCGATGAAACAACCAATCCTAATCCTAGTGCTATTGATGACTGGTCTTCAAGGCTGGGCTCAAGATGAGAACTATGTACGAAGTACCCAATACCGTGCCACTAACGCTGGTTCTGCAGTAGTAACTGAGCAGTATTTCGACGGCTTAGGCAGACCGACCCAGACAGTGGCCAAGAGTCAATCGCCTGAGAATAAGGATATAGTCAGTGTAGTGACGTATGATGATTTTGGGCGCCAAGACACTGTCTATTTGCCCTATACGCGAACTTCTGCAGTGGGCTCAGATACCAACTGGGAAACCAATATTGATGACTTTTATTCGGCTACAGAAGATGGAGTAGCGAATGAAGCAACCAACTATTATAGTCATGTGACCTATGAACCCTCACCTCTCAACCGAGTGACTCAGCAATATGGCCCAGGTAGTGCTTGGAGTAGCCGTCCAGTAGAGATGAGCTACGAGACCGTAGGAGCCAGTGAGGTTAAACTCTGGCAACTGGACCCATCGGGACTACCCGAGCAAAATGGCCATTTTGCCGCAGGTAGTTTGTACAAGAATATAACGGAAGATGAAAACAACCATGAAGTAGTGGAATACATAGACAAGCAGGGTCGTACCATACTCAAACGAGTAGAAGATGAACAAAGCAATGGCCTTACTACAGATGATTGGCTGGATACCTACTATGTTTATGATGATTTTGGTAACCTACGCTATGTTCTACCTCCTTACATTACAAGAAAGAATGTACCAATTAATGTGGCAGACGATGATAATCAATACCATGATGAAGATTTCTTTATAGATGAACCAGATTTTGGAGGAGGAGAGGTGTATGTTAGCGAAGCGCATTCGATCACACTAGGACCTGGCTTTAGTTTTACTGCCACTAGCAATAAGAGCTTTCTGGCCGCTACTGGTCATCCTGCGATTCGCTATGGTAAGTTCAAAGACCTGGCCTTCGAGTATCTCTATGATGAGCGCCAGCGCATGATTGCCAAGAAGGTGCCTGGTGCAGACTGGGTCTACATGGTCTATGATCAATGGGATAGACTGGTGCTGACACAGGATGGCAACCAACGAAGTGCCAATGAATGGACCTTTACCAAATATGACCAATTCAATCGTCCGGTGATGACAGGTATCACGACAGATACCCGCTCAAGAGACCAGATCCAGAAAGACTTGAAAAGCCAAAGTGCTTCGGCCCGCTACGTGAGTCGTGGAGGAAGTATACATGAATACAACAATGTCGGCTATCCTAGCGTATCTAACAATGATGTGCTGACAGTGACCTACTATGACAGTTATCCGAGTTTTATGAATAGCTACACATTTGAAGAACTAAATGATGGCTATCCAGATAGTGATGATGTGAACCCAAAGCTAAAAGGCCAGGTAACCGCCTCAAAAACAAAGGTGCTGGATGGAACCAATACTTATTTAAAATCTGTGATCTACTACGATGACAAATATCGCCCGATTCAGACTTTTACAGAAAACCATATGGGAGGCTATGATCAAGTGACCAATAAGTACCTCTTCTCAGGGGAAGTAGAAAAGACGAAACGCTATCACAGCTCATCAATTGTGTCTAAAAATATAGAAGAGATCTATACCTACGACCATGTGGGTAGACTGGAGTCCACCCTTACGATCATAGATGGTAAAAGCAGTACTGTGGCGATGAGCTACAACGAACTGGGAGAGCTCACTGCCAAAGATCTGGCAGGGATACAAAATGTAGACTATGCCTACAACATCCGAGGCTGGCTGACCAAAATCAACAATGGAACGACCAGTGGAACTGATAAGTTCGGGATGGAGTTGACCTATATAGATACTTCCTTGCCAGTAGCTGATAGGCAGTACAATGGTAATATCTCCAAGATGAAATGGAAAAGCTTAGGCGGTGATAATACCAATGATCAAACCTATACTTATACCTACGATCCTGTCAATCGACTAAAGGGAGCCACATATTCGAGTGCAAATAAGGGCGGGCATTATGATGTAAGTAATATTACTTATGATGCCAATGGAAATATCCATGACTTAACAAGGAAAATGGGGGGGCATGAAATCGACGTGTTGGACTATGATTATTACGAATCAACAAGCCCGAATAGACTAAGTAAAGTGAGCGATGGAGCTGCTGCCAATCACAAGGCTAAAGGCTTTAAGGATGGAACCAACTCTGGTAATGACTATGCATATGATGCGAATGGTAATATGATCTCTGACGCCAACAAAGGCATCAGCAGCATCACTTATAACTATATGAACCTACCTCAGTCGGTAGTAACACCAGGTGGTACTGTGACCTATACTTATGATGCTGCGGGAACGAAACTTAAAAAGGTTTTTGGCAATGATACAACTGAATATGTAGGCGGTATTCACTATGAAATGAGTCAATTACCAGAGGAAACTGAGCCAACTTTGAAACTTTCTTTTATTCAAACAGCTGAGGGTAGATACAATTATACCACCAGCCAATACGAGTACAACCTGACCGATCACCTGGGCAATGTGAGAGTGACAGTATCGAAAGAAAATCAATCTGTAATAATCACACAGACGGATGATTACTATCCTTTTGGTTTGACATTCAACTCCTTCAATAATGATAACAAATATCTCTATAATGGGAAGGAGCTACAAGACGAGACTGGATGGCTTGATTACGGGGCTAGAATGATGGATCCTACAATTGGAAGATTCCTTCAAATAGATCCACTTGCTAATGTTATGCAAGAGTCTTGGAATCCATATCACTATGTAAAGAATAATCCAATAAAGTATATTGATCCAACTGGTATGATTTGGAAAGATCAGAAAGAGGCTGATGATTTAATTGACAAAGTTCTGAATAGATTAGGTAGCGTAATTGAATCTAGGGCAAAAGCACAATATAAACTTAATAATGACAGTGGTTTGAGTGACAAGCAAAAATCTAAACTTCAGAAGAAGATTGATAAACTTGATGGCAGGGTAGAAAGCTTACAAGGAACGATCTCAGATGTTGTAGCGCTTGGAGCGGATCAGGATCATGTTTATGATTTAGTTAGTGGAGACAATCAAGGTAGTGGTAAGCATGGGGTTACTCAGGGAGAAGATGGGGTAATTAATATTTATGGTTCGAACGATGGATTGCATGTGCATGAAATTAAACATGTGTCTTTGTCGCTTGTATCTGCCGAAGGTTTATCCTTTGATAAGAATAATAATTTGCTTGGAACGAGTCCGGAAACTTATGGTGCTGATGATGAAGTAGCGGGATACAAAGCTCAATATGGTTACACGGGAAGCGGTCCAGGTGCTGCTGAAACAAGATGGGGAGTCATTGAAAATATAGCAAACTTGAAAGATGATAATGGTAACTATGTGTACCCTGATATCAGAAATAAAGTGTACTTGCGAAGACAGCAAGGAATACGAGCTTCTGAAAAGTATCAAAAGAAAATCCAGAAAGGCAAGACTGTAAAGTTTAAACAGTAA
- a CDS encoding RHS repeat domain-containing protein: MNPVNSDDSLTHVFSYEETHLLPGKTSFAKDFWGYFNGQENSSNLYGNQHSLLPNPEVMQYLESDFGNVDWDGYYANFYDLQFANRFTDGEYLKTGTLKSITYPTGGRTEFEFEPHDFYNKEMFSASEQSLFIPDKVAHSVTDFNEPAGYPSMSVLSVPFTLEELTEVNIKGGVNISGNYDFSSSNIGIVDLSGGANSHMYNLGQQSTWDETFELPAGSYRLVCGAPSNIPFQNYQPIVYANLKYHEYDREAMDSVLNISGGIGGGLRVKTVTNYDEQNQIVLKKDYSYVDEDGVSSGRLLRTMDNFQTVTITTGYYDDRGIDGWYTSTQMIDAFSFFSNNFLSMHNANSQANVGYDRVIVREVNGTENLGESISYFVNESPSQIANYFNLYYTSTNGTLKEYIILDSDLDTVQYVKNQYHVVDFTRNMLNIKAVDTYYGPRSGYCAIECILADGTKGMYDVVVFGYTSFLNQLVSTETIEYAGGDRLITTVSHRYDDFNYLLDQVSRMVNHDQERVTTFKYPHDYPNDIIYSSLIDDNIISPVIIQSEFLDNELLKTQRNSWKFYDGGSILASYDVKIAFGERDLEQKIVFDDYDLLGNVLQYHKPNEDINTVLFRGYGDNRVVAKIVGEKDYDQVATSAGSYLVQLDDQLTESQLRTVNVSIRNALPNSMVTTYTYDPLVGMTSQTDPNGRTTYYEYDDFGRLERVIDDEGNPVSAYEYNYKNQ, translated from the coding sequence TTGAATCCTGTAAATAGTGATGATAGTCTCACTCATGTGTTTTCATATGAAGAAACACATTTGCTACCAGGCAAAACTTCCTTTGCCAAGGATTTTTGGGGGTATTTCAACGGTCAAGAAAATTCATCTAACTTATATGGAAATCAGCATTCTTTGCTTCCGAACCCTGAAGTGATGCAATACCTCGAGTCTGATTTTGGAAATGTTGATTGGGATGGTTATTACGCCAATTTTTATGATTTACAATTTGCAAATCGATTTACCGATGGTGAGTATCTAAAGACAGGTACATTGAAATCAATTACATATCCGACCGGAGGTAGGACGGAATTTGAATTTGAGCCCCATGATTTTTACAATAAGGAAATGTTTTCGGCCTCAGAGCAATCTTTGTTTATACCGGATAAGGTAGCCCATTCTGTGACCGATTTTAATGAGCCAGCTGGTTATCCGAGTATGTCGGTTCTTTCGGTTCCTTTTACATTAGAAGAGTTGACGGAAGTAAATATTAAAGGTGGAGTAAATATCTCGGGTAATTATGATTTCAGTTCAAGTAATATTGGCATAGTCGATCTTTCGGGTGGAGCTAACTCACATATGTATAATCTGGGTCAGCAAAGTACCTGGGATGAAACTTTCGAATTACCCGCAGGTTCCTACAGGTTAGTTTGTGGAGCTCCGTCCAACATTCCGTTTCAGAATTATCAACCTATAGTTTATGCTAATTTGAAATATCACGAATATGACCGTGAGGCAATGGATTCGGTTCTAAATATTTCCGGTGGAATTGGGGGAGGTCTACGTGTGAAAACCGTGACCAATTACGATGAACAAAATCAAATCGTGCTTAAAAAAGACTATAGTTATGTAGATGAAGATGGGGTCAGTAGTGGAAGATTGCTAAGGACAATGGATAATTTTCAGACTGTTACGATTACTACTGGTTATTATGATGATAGAGGAATTGACGGTTGGTATACTTCAACTCAAATGATAGATGCTTTTAGCTTTTTTTCAAACAACTTCTTGAGCATGCATAATGCAAATTCACAAGCCAATGTAGGTTACGATAGAGTGATTGTAAGAGAAGTAAATGGTACTGAAAATCTGGGTGAATCGATTTCTTATTTTGTTAATGAATCACCTAGCCAAATAGCCAATTATTTTAACCTCTACTATACTTCTACAAATGGCACGTTGAAGGAGTACATTATTTTGGATTCTGATCTTGACACTGTCCAATATGTAAAGAATCAATACCATGTGGTGGACTTCACAAGGAATATGCTCAACATAAAAGCTGTAGATACCTATTATGGCCCTAGAAGTGGGTACTGCGCAATTGAATGTATTTTAGCAGATGGGACAAAAGGAATGTATGATGTAGTTGTTTTTGGCTATACCAGCTTTCTTAATCAACTTGTAAGTACTGAGACGATCGAATATGCCGGAGGGGATAGGTTGATTACCACAGTCAGTCATCGGTATGATGATTTCAATTATCTATTGGATCAAGTCTCAAGGATGGTTAACCATGATCAAGAACGGGTTACTACTTTTAAGTATCCGCATGATTATCCGAATGATATAATTTACTCATCGTTAATAGATGATAATATTATTAGTCCTGTCATAATACAATCAGAATTTCTTGACAATGAATTATTGAAAACACAGAGGAATTCCTGGAAGTTTTATGATGGGGGATCGATACTAGCTTCTTATGATGTTAAAATAGCATTTGGCGAGCGAGATTTAGAACAAAAAATTGTTTTCGATGATTATGATTTGTTAGGTAATGTCTTACAGTATCATAAACCCAATGAAGACATCAACACCGTTTTGTTTCGTGGATATGGCGATAACCGCGTAGTAGCCAAAATAGTGGGGGAGAAAGATTACGATCAAGTTGCGACTAGCGCGGGGAGTTATTTAGTCCAGTTGGATGATCAACTCACCGAGAGCCAATTAAGAACTGTGAATGTTTCAATTCGAAATGCCTTGCCAAACTCTATGGTCACCACCTATACCTACGATCCATTGGTAGGAATGACCTCTCAAACCGACCCCAACGGCAGGACGACCTACTACGAATATGATGATTTTGGAAGACTGGAACGTGTGATTGATGATGAGGGGAATCCAGTGTCGGCCTACGAGTACAATTACAAAAACCAATAA